ATGGGCTCCGAACAAGGCGATAGACGGAGAGGGGCTAAAATGTTAAaggggaaaagagaaaaaaggaaaTTAATTGGGAGGAGGTTAGAGAGCCGGGAGAGGCGAGAGAGAACGCAAGAGcgcggccggggcggggcggacGCAGGCAGGCGAAATCAGCCAACGCGCGCGCGTCCACGCCATCCCTCCCACCCACACCAATCGTTCCATGAAAACCctacagcagcaggagcagccggcgGACGCCGCGACGCCCCCGGgtccggggccggggccgggggccgccgcctcgccgcgcccgcccgcGCCCGAGGACTTCACGCCGCCCGAGCTCGACGTGGCCGAGTTCCTCACGCGGCTCAGCGGGAGCAGCACGTCcacgggagcgggcggcgcctccgccgccgcctcgggatCCTCGTCCCCGCGCTCCGTGAACGacgccccgccggcgccggcgcccgctcCCGCCTGGGAGCTGGCCTTGCCccgcggccccggcgccggtggcgatggagacgaggaagaggacgaggacgagcagGAGGTGGCGGGGAGCCAGCGGAGGACGAAGCGCTACCGCCCGATCGCCGAGATCTACCTCGCAACGGCGCGATTGGCGAGGTTCGGCCTCAGGAACAAGAAGGAATAGACGAGGTTGagcggggaggagagggggggaGGTGCTTGCTTGTAATTACCCCAACTCCTTAGGGGGTAGCTTGGAGTTTGTGCGGCTTGTGCTTGTTCTAATGTTCTTGCAGTCGTCTCTCACTAGGAGAGCCGTAATCTGGAGTCTGATAAGAAGTGTAGCAACTTTACCTTTGCAATAATCATCGGGCTTGCTTTCGTTTGTTTCAGTACGTAATCTCTTTCTGAACAGATTAGTGCTTGGCTCTGATCGTTGTTTCTGGTGCTCTGTCTGATCTGTGGCTGTGGTGGCCCTGATCTAGCTAGCTGATGCTATGTGGGGTGTGATTGATGGTCTAGGTGGAGACTACTGATGATCTGATTATATATATAGGCGTTGTGGATGATCAGACACACTTATTTATGATGTTGTTTGATGCGTCAAAGCAGCATCCATGTAGATCATGTATTTAATTGTTATATTCACACGAGGGTGTTCATATCGTCGATTGGGGACAATGTTGTGTCACCATTCAGCATTGTTTTCCTGAATTCAAGCTAGGAATTGTGTTTTATTTCTAGCATGCACGAATGCATCTGTTTTGGTTTTCGAAAATTGTCATTGTATTGGGTTTGGCAAATTATGTCATACTTATAGTTATTCCAGAATTGCTAAAATATGAAGCTTAAGATGTATATAGAATGCAACTATTGTGCATATATATTATCATTGTAGACATAAATATGCCATGCACTATAGGCAAGTAATATTTATACTAGGAAAGAGCAGGAAAAATGATTGGGTTTGTGATACAGGAAGTGACGCTCGGTTTATCTAATGTGCAAAGAAGcaattaattaatttgattatgCTATGTTATACTTACCCATATATTCATATGGGTTTGTTTGGTTTTAAGGGGATTGAATAGTATTGGAAGGGATTGGTAGGGATTACATCTCCTACAAGTCAAAATCCCCCCTCAATTCCCTCTACTAATCCCCATCCCCTTAGGAGGGCTCTAAGTGAAAATCTTAGTTTGTGCTTGTGTGTGATCTCTTATGGTTGTAAAGGGTCTAAGACACCGTTTAGCTGTTTGTCAAGGTTTCTACTTTCAGTTCCTTAGTCAAAACCACATAAATCCTATATCAAAAGGATCTAAATCCATGTTTTTGAAATAGAAACCAGCCGAAACATTCATTCTTTTGCAATGCAATGGAGAAGCCCTGAAAGCTTAGGATTAGGTTTCTCCTTGTTTCTAACGTCAAGCGCTTAATCAGAGACAGAAACCTTGATCCACCAGATGGTTTTACCACAAATAGAAATAGTAAGTGCCGAAGCCAAAAAATGAAACCACCGGGGGCGGCTCCATCCATTATTGGGGTCTAATGCATAGATAAACAGTattaaacaatatttttccactGGATTTGACAAATTCCATCGGGGTCCGGCAGCCCGACAACTTAAGGCAGCTTTGCCCCTAGAAATAGTAGTAGAGAAACATTTCTTTCGAGAAAATGAAATGGAAAATGGTTTTTAAGAAATTGTAAACCTGCCAAATGCCCCCCCTAAGAGCAAGCAGCTAGGAATGGAGCTCAAGTTTGGCTAAACAAGCTTTGTTTAGCCATAACCAGAGCTATTTTAGCCATCTCTGTAATTTTAGCAACTTGGCTACTAATTACAGACTTGCCAAAACCGGCTGAAGTTTATGTgatttttttcttgttctttttgttgtctAGTTATGATCTCCCATAAATATAACCTTGTACTTTTCTTCCACAGTATATCAATAGAAACGCTCTCGTCGAGTGCTGTtcggtcaaaaaaaaaaaaacagctgaAGTGGCTAGGATACATAAACACATAACCACTTGATGAAGCCTAACTTTATTACTGCAGCTAAACTGCAGTTCTTGCATTTAGGACGAACAATTGCAAAGCAAAATCCAAGTTAAAAAAACATTGTGGTAGCTTTGAGCAGAGAGCTAATCAAATGACATGGAGTATGGTAATAGGCGGTCACTGGATCCTCGAGTCGAGCCGAGTTATTACGCCTGGGCACCCCTTGTCGGCACTACGGGAGCTGGCTCACAGGATCGGAGCAGAGGTAGCCCGGCACTGCAGTGACATGCCTTATTATTGGTCAGTACAAGTGTGTTTCAGATGACAATCTGTCCCGGGCAGTGACGCTGACGCCGCATGTGCCACAATTCTCATGAGCGTTTAGTTCCCATATTTATTTGCACAGTAACTGTAACTATCACATTAAATTTTCGAacacatgcattaaatgcagttgaaaaaaataactaactatacagtctaactgattcatacgagatgaatttaataatgttaattaatctataattagacattaattatcaaataacaacgaaatatgctacagtacccaaacccaaattttttttgccaactaaacacccGCTTGCTACACCCTCTTGTGCGTGAGTCGGTGAGTGTGAACTGCTAAGGCCGGCCAGATCCAGATCACGCACAACGGCACAAAGACATCATGCTTTGGAATATAAGCAAATTATTACTTGTCAGTTGGTATTGGGAATTTAGGATGATCATCTGGAAGTGTGATTTCTTCTTGTTATTCGGGCATGCAACAGTTGACTGACTGACTGACTGACTGCTCAGACAGGAAACTAGGAAGGTCAAGTCCAACCCAAACCAACTCTTTTTAGGTTCTGAGAAAAAGAGCGGCCCGATTTTGAGAGTAGGTTCGGCGTAGGACTGTGGGTGCATGGAAATTCTTGTCTGTTCTACTACGGTGCTAGCTCCTCGTCAGTATTAAAATGTACTACATGCATATATGCTTGCAAGCCATTCACTGAACTTGCACTGAAACTCACCTATAGCTGCCCATGCTCTGAAAAGAGCCATTGCCATCTGCAGCTACGAGTGGACAGGAGGTCACTGCAGGGGGCAGCCCATGCAAGAAGACCAAGGAAGTAACAACACAGGATGGGGAACGCACTGAACAAGAAAAAAGCACAATCTTTGAATGAATGAACAACCATCTTTCTTTCATCAGTACCACACTAGAATCTCGTTCAACATACAAGTAGTACACAATGTGTAGAGTAAATCGTCAATCAGCGGGACTGAACCATGTTTGATTACAGGAAGTCTGACAAAAGAGCCTTTCAACTCAACCAATAGTTCCTGAACCGAATGACTTCACAATGGTGCTTACTCTTGCGCCAAAGCTTCTGGAAGCAATCTTCTTCCCTGGGACATGGAAGGGGTTCGAGACAGCATCCACATATGCAGCATGGAACTTCCTGAAAAACTGAGCAAATGGAGATGGAAACGGTTACAGGAATCTTTCACCTACAGCAGACGTAAGTATAAGCATTAAATCACATGTAAACTAAAAATGGTTACACAATCTAATTTCAGTGTATCCTCAAAATGATGAAACAGAGCATCTAGAATTTCTCAGAGAACACTTGCTTTCAAATGCTTGACTGAGAAACTGAACAGCTGTATTCAAATGCAGATATCTCTGTACTACCCAGTGAAATGAAATATTATGGATGCTATATACATGTTCAATACATATATTAACATGTTTCATTAATATATGGTAAAGTTAAAATAGTTAAGAGCTTACATTTCTGGCATCTGCATCTTTGACATCAAGATCAGTCGTGACCATGATAAATTTGACCTTTGTGTTTGTCAAATAGCCATACCTGCACACAACAGACCATCGTAATTAATCAGTTGGTTTGCAATTGACAGCACAACATCAAGAACGGCTGTGCATTCAGCAGCAAGAATTAGTTGGGCAACAAggagaaacataaaaatatTAATTGATAGCCATTGTTTAAATAATCCAAGTACAAACATTTCTGAACATAGAGGCAATAGATTTTTGAAGTTTAAGTAATTAATGGAGGCAGATGCCATCAAGCAAATTAGGCAATAACTAAATCCTGGAAGATACTCACACTTTGTAGTTCTCAGTTGGGTACAGAAGACCCAAAAATGTCTCATTCAATGTAGGCGCACTCCTTTTAGGATTGTTTACTGTCAACAGAATGAATGTAGAGACACGTAAGAAAACAAACACTATGCATGTCACaaaccaaaaatgatatcagaCCGGCACTAGGAAAAGGTTGATGTTTGTATCCAACAGAATACGCGAAAGAACAACACGAATTAAGACTAGTGTGATGATATGGAAGCGAACAACACACTCGTCCTTTATAATCATCTAGAACCACTATTCTTCTATGCATGTCCAACTTCTCGCAAAGCAGGTTTGCAAACAAAGCTAACTGCAAGTTTTGTCTGCATATGCCACATGGCTCTAGTCTGCTCCCTTAGTTGGATTGCTTTGATTCCAGACACAAGCAATAGCAAGACTAGATTTTGATTCCTCTGTGGTTATCCAGCTTCAAATTGATCTTCCAATTAACTTCAAAGTAACAAGCGCACAATTTTTAACGAACATGACCCCTTCTCCACAAATCGCAACTGATTGAAGCTAAGCAGAAACCCCAGCCACTAGATCTGGATCACGATGTGCGGCCGGAGTGGCGCTCGGGTAAGAGACGCTTAGCTACCTCGCTCGTCGATGACGTCGAGGGAGCAGTGGACGATGTGGTGGAGTTTGATGGCGTCGTCCGCCTCCGTGAAGCTCTGCAGGTACAGCGGGTTGTTCTGCACCACCGAGGGGAGACAATAAAAGATGAGATTTCTACTCAGTTCCTGTGGCGTCCGCGGAGAGATTGCATCGGATCAGATCTGCACGATCCGACGCGGGCGAGTGAGCGTGGCGGGGATTCCTGACCTGGTgtccgacgacggcgacgcagACGATCATGTTTTCGCCGGGGAGTGGAGCGAGTCGGTCGCCGGAGAGCAGCGCAGGCAGTGGCTgccggacggcgacggcgtcccCCTCCCGCGGAGTCGACCGCAGGTGCGCTAGGCTGTCCGGTTCAATTGGTCGATCGAGCCCGTGTGGGAGAAGGGAGACGACCCAACGGGAGAGGATCGGGCGGCCCACGAAATCTCGCCCCCAAACTGCACGAATCTTGACGCAGTGCCACACCCCAGGCTCAGATTCCATTAGTCTCTCCAGGGACAATTTTAATTGCACACTTGAGAATGCACTATGGCAAGTGATTACGAAAAAAATGTACTCTGTCAAGTGGCAAACAATATTTTCGTAGATTTTTTTGGAACCTGACTCACAAACGGATAGAATCCAAGGACATGATTACAGAGCAAACCATGAACATTGGCATGGCCAAGTTCAACCAAATAGGCAAAGTAGGATCAAGAAAGAGTGCTGCTCTTGCATCAACCGTAGTGCTTATTTTTTTTGTCAACCTTTGTGTCCATGCTACAAAAAAAATCAGTGTGGCGTTTTGCCAGAAGCTCATAGAATAAGTTCAGTTCAACATATGTCACATAAGAGACATTTGCTCCAGGGGTTTCATTTCATCCATGATCAGATACAAACTTAAAAAACGCATCTGCAGCACCAGGTACTTTACAGCATTTTCGGTCTTCCACCCACTGCAGGATGGCCCTGGAAGGTGGATCCTGGATGCACCAATCTCCCAGAGCGTTGTGATGGAAACACCTGAAGAACAGACATGGAAGTGATAGCGACAGTCAGCAAGAATCAATAAAGTACAAGGGCTGTAAAACTTCTCTGTATCCGGTGAACTTCAATGTGAACTTTTCAACAGTGATTTTATAATTAACATGACATGGGCAAATGAAAATTTTGAGTTCTGGATATGGTACTGCACATGACAAGAAGATCCCATATGCCATATTGACCAAACAGTAGAGAGTAATACACATTATGCTCTTCCAAGTATGCCCAAAGGGCTCATCTTTTATGACTGAAAGCGCGTCGCGCTCCAGGCCACTGAGGCCATCCACGTCAGCACGGAAAAtatcggccgtcggatcgcgatccgacggtcATAAAAGATAGAGacgtaaattttgcaaaaaaaaacccgAGCTTTGTCAAAATGAACACGGAGTCCATCAATTTAACGGGAAACCCCTCGGACTTCGTGGAACCTTACTTTACAAAAAACCCTGAACTTTTAGTAATCGTGCCGTACTccgtgaattttgtaaaaaaaccatggactttgttaaaataattatgaagtccatcaattttatgaaaaaccccttgaactttttagtaatcgaccggtactccgtcgatgccaaatttaccaaataatcCCCGCAGTCTAGCAATTTTACGAAAATCCCCCCCGGACTTTTTGCAGTTCAATTTCTTAAAATAAACCTGAACTGGAGGGCATATTtctgcgcggcaacgccgcgcaatGTTCTAGTAAAGCATTAAAATTCGTTGCTAGAATTTCTGCACGCATATTTTTTCCAACTTGTTCACTCTTGTGTGTTATAGTAGTAGCAACCCTGTGTTCAACAAAGAAACTAATCTCAAATAACACAAGGCTCGATACAGTAACATGACTGGACAAAAGATGAATAAACCTATGGCATATGTTTACCTAAGCATTAAGCAGTTAAGTGATCATTATAGTCCCCATGGTGAATACTGGTGTCCAAAACAAGTTAAGCACACAACTTCATCACAACCAGTTACTACTGAATCCATTAGGCTCTGGTCGTGCTAGCAGCTCATACCCATAGCATCTGCTTAAAAGGGATAAAATTGGCCAATTGGATAAAGGTTGTTGGACATCAACTAAGTAGTTCCAAGGAAGCAACACATAGACGTCTGGAGCATTGCTATCACCCAAAGATAATTGCTATACGAATCCACTCCATCATGGTGAGTACAGTGTAAGACGACAGACTAAAAAATGACAGAATCGCTATCAAAGCAAAACAATCGATTTTTTGCTCTCCAATTTCATGTTTCCAGAACACAATCCATCTTAACAGCAGCATTATTCGACAGGGACTTTCACAAATTAAACAACAGCCAGTGTGAAGGCATCAAATTTTGCTCTGATCCTAGAGTTTGAAGAGGGAATCCGAATCGGTGGACGAACTCACAGCTCAGCTCTTGACGAGCCTCCAGCGGCTGAGGGCCCTCGCGATGGGCGGCGTGAGCGCGATGGTGATGGGGACCCTCACGGGGAATAGCGCCTTGTTGCAGAGGAGCGCGAGcgtgagcgcgccgccgctcgacgcCACGAGCTCCATCGTCCGGTTGCGCGGCGGCCGCTCCGGCTCTTCTTGCCGGCCATCGCTGGGCCTGGGCGGCAGGGCGGCGTCGCGCAGGGCCTCGTCGCGGGCAGCGGGGCCGGGGGCCGGGGCAGGTGAGGCTTCCCCGCCGACAGGGACGCCGGGGGAGATGCCAAACCTGCGGAAGACGGCTTCGACGTCGACGTTGTTGTTGATGGCGACGTACAGGCCGGCGACCGAGGCGCAGGAGACGGAGATGTGGACGCCGACGGCCACCTTGCCGTACTTCTTCACGAGCTGCTTGATCCGGCCCGAgaacgccatggccgccgcggctgccgccggcgaggtggaggtTTATGATTTGGGGGCGGCGCTGTGACGGCTAGGGTTTTGGTCGTTTGCGTCGGGTCCGGTCGGATCGGATCGGTAACTCACGGATGAAGCGAAGGCGCTGGATGGATCCGAGTAGCGAGTAGCGACCCGCGACTTCCTCTTTCTTTCAAAACCAGGCAACCGTTCCAGTCAACAAAAGACTTTCTAACTCGAATGAGAACAAATTCTATCTCTAgcaatgattttttttatacaTGAGTTAAAATCCTAATTGAAATCCATATAAATTAATCAAATCCTAATAAGAACTcaaacaattcaattcaaattggCAAAATAGGCATTTTGGTCCTTCAACTTTGCTTCAAGGGTCAAGTTGGTCCCTCATCTTTCAAAAAGACCAATTTGGTCCCTCAATTTTTGTTTTTAGGTCAAATTTATCCTTATACTGATTTAAATGCTCCATAATACCATGAGACTAATGCTAAAAAGTCATTGTTAACCTtggcttttttttctttcacaatTTGTATGTTTAGCAGTGGTGCAACAAGTTAATCAAATATGTGCATGATATTCTAATATGATGTAAACTAAATTAAATATGAAAGAGCATTTCAACAAATACGAGAGACATCAAACCAGCGAACAGAATAATAGATCTATTGTGAtctattattgattaattacaaTTGTACAATAATAGAAATTGAGTATGAAAAGGAGCTTAGGGTAAAAATAATTTTCGCATCTATCTCATGGTATTATGGAGCATCACAACAGTATAGGGATAAATTTGACCTAAAACAGAAGTTAAGGGATCAAATTGGTCTTTttgaaagttgagggaccaacTTGATCCTTAGAGCAAAGTTGAAGGACCAAAGTGGCTATTTGGCCATTCAAATTCCAATCAAAACCTGAATAATCAATACCTCGCACGATCACAGTATAACTTATATGTTGAGTGAAAGATCATAAAATTGGTAGTTTTATGTAAGTTTggataaaatttatattatccGTAGCAACTAATAGATACTATACTAGTAGAAATCTAAATTTATTATGTTTGAAAATGATTTTTTATTAGTCGCCATGTGATATCCTCATTCCTTTAAATGACATCTAAGCAGGGCCGGCTAGGGGGAGGAGGGACAAGAGGTGTGACCGCCGAGGCCCACCGAGCTAGGGGGCCCAAAATTATACATGTAATTAGTAGTATTAGTATAGGTAATTAATTGAAAGTTCATTATGCCAAACGTCCAAACCAGCCTTCGTGAGCAGTCCATGAACATGACTATATGAGGCCATAAGGTGACGTGAGGGTGAGGGAGGCTGCTCCCAGGTTTTGCAGAGTACCGTCGCTTGGTTTTCTGTCGCCGGCCACCACAAGACGCAAGTGCGAGACGCGCGAGACCCTAACAATGCTGCGATCTCATATGATTCTTCACCGCAGTGCGGTCTCAGCGAGCGGCGACTGGCAAGGCAGCAACACGAGTACAGTAAGCAACACATCAACAACCATAAAATTCATCATCACTATATAGTGTGATTTTAACACTAAAAATTTATTGAACGGGCCCTTATCTTCTTCATCGCCCAGAGACCCTTAAAATTATAGAGCCGGCCCTGCATCTAAGGCTATACGGTTTTTAAAATATTGATGTATGGGATCAAATTTATAAGATAGAGTAGACATTATCTGAATTTGAGAAAAGTGAGGCTATCactcaaaatgaaaaaaaaacttctagCCAAATAATGTATatttaaatttatataaaacatGTAAGTACACCCTTCAAGTAAATATTCCTCGAATCCAAATCTAATATCGCTGGACACACTGTCACGTTTATCCGAGTTGGTTTCTTGCATGTGACCTGTATTTGTTTATGTTATTTTACTCTAGCCTACCTAaagtgacaaaaaaaaatggtaCAAGCACAAACAGGACAGATCGTCCAAACCTGGCGCAAGAAAAGGTATACAAACAAATTCCTAGACAATACGCATTGTTGATCAGCAGCTAAGGTACAGATCATCCAGGGAAAATCAAGACAAAAGCTGGAGAACTTTTCGAATGAACACAAACCAGGAACATGGAAAAAatagaagggaaaaagaaaaggaggagcaCTAGGAAAACTTATGAGTAAATTTCTTATATGCCATTGAGAAATATAACTCATCCCTTATGTGCCATCAGAAATTAGTCTATCCCTTCAATGCCACCGTTTATAATTTCACGTCCCCTATATGCCATTACCGCCAAATTCACATACTAACGGCGTcaattttttcttccttttggACGTTTTTACACTCCTTCCAAACAGAAGCAACGCTCAGCTGCTCACTAGACTGATAAAAAAAACACGCGTGCCCCCCTTCCATCCCGTGACCCTCCACCTTGCTCCTCTCGCCGGCTGCCCTGCATCCCATACGGCGCGGCGTCGGACGAGCAGAAGGGTGGCCTGCGGGGACCGAGGGCGtcgagggcagcggcggccggcggggagtGAGAGCCGCGGTGGCTGGCTGGGAGCCCAGGCGTCGAGGGTCGCGACGGCCAGCGGAGACCgagggccgcggcgggcggcggggagcGAGAGCAGTGGCGGCCGGCTGGGAGCCTGGGAGTCGAGGGCTGCGGCGACCGGCGGAGAGCGAGAGGCGCGGCGGCCCGCTCGGAGCCTGGGCATCGAGGTCGCGGCGGCCTGCAGGGACGGAGGGCGCCGAGGGCCGCGGTGGCAAGCGGGGAGCG
This portion of the Panicum virgatum strain AP13 chromosome 2N, P.virgatum_v5, whole genome shotgun sequence genome encodes:
- the LOC120658207 gene encoding uncharacterized protein LOC120658207, with the protein product MAFSGRIKQLVKKYGKVAVGVHISVSCASVAGLYVAINNNVDVEAVFRRFGISPGVPVGGEASPAPAPGPAARDEALRDAALPPRPSDGRQEEPERPPRNRTMELVASSGGALTLALLCNKALFPVRVPITIALTPPIARALSRWRLVKS
- the LOC120658206 gene encoding trafficking protein particle complex subunit 2-like protein; translation: MIVCVAVVGHQNNPLYLQSFTEADDAIKLHHIVHCSLDVIDERVNNPKRSAPTLNETFLGLLYPTENYKVYGYLTNTKVKFIMVTTDLDVKDADARNFFRKFHAAYVDAVSNPFHVPGKKIASRSFGARVSTIVKSFGSGTIG